The nucleotide window ctgtagtccatgagtcactaggagtcggacatgactgagcgacttcactttcacttttcacttttatgcactagagaaggaaatggcaacccactccagtgttcttgcctggagaatcccagggacggaggagcctggtggcctgctgtctgtggggttgcacagagtcagatacaactgaagcgacttagcagcagcagcagcagcagggttgacatatacacactactctctctctatatataaaatcaacaaggacctcctgtatagcacaggaaactatactcattATTTGTACtaaactataaaggaaaagaatctctgTATCAGAGTGCCAAATGGGAGTGCATGTACCCTCCCAAAAGGGTGCAGCCATGGCTTAGCACTAGCTTATTGTTGCCATCCAGAAATATATTCCTGGCATAGTGAcatcttttgatatttttatgagAGCATTGGGATCTACAATGTCATGGGAaatctcttactttttttttttggcccctcCACTTAACatcaggatcttaattcccttgTCCCATttagtgaaagtgtggagtcttgaccactggggaagtctggAAATCTCTTACTTACAAAAAGTGTTGGTAATTAactaaaacattgaaaaatacagtgatatttttccaggaaaaatCTTACTTGGAAGGCTGGTGGAATTCAAATGAGGCATACAGATTAATTAATAGCACTGtttcagtgttaatttcctggtttcTGTAGTTATACTATGGTTATATAAGATGCTAATTTGGAGGAAGTTGAGTATAGGATGTGTGAAAATTCTTATGTTTAtgaattttctctctttataagttaatttaaaaataaaaagtttaaaaaattagtgaaatGCTGGAGTCTAATTCTGTGCAAGCCAAACATAATACCTCTGCTGGCCACCAATCTGAGGCCTCTGGTTTTCGTCTGGGATTTTTTGGCCTCTACAGTGGCTAGTACACCAACTTGTATATGGTAGACATTCAGTAAATACTAGTGCTCtgttttggaaaaatgtttacaaaGTGATTATAGTGTAACATCTATGaattatttgacttttaaaactgtctttttttttttttaaacaggttttACAAAAGAGAGGAACTGTTCTACttctaaatttttttccagttttttctatAAAGCAAAACATCTGAAAATGGAGGCCTAAAACTCTTAAAAGGGACTTAGTCTGATCTGAGGGAGGTAGTTTTGTGCATGAATAAACAAAGTAGATAACTGGAGTTTTTTGTATCCAAagaatgttaatttaaaaaatatgatctaGTTATGAGAGGTATAATTACACAGTAATAATAGGTTTGATTCTGAATTTGACTTGTGGATATAAAGAAATGATTGTAGTCGAGACATATTGttgaaatactttttttcagAGTTGGCCAGGCAGTTTCCTACTGGCTGCTGtgtagaatagaaaaaaattgtaCCTGTATTTggtaaagatttaaaaatgaatgacagTTATCTAGAACAAATAATTAATATTCAGCCTTCTGCTAAGTTAGAGAAATATGCATATAAAACCTTTGGCATGTTAAAAGATTTCTGTAGTGACAAAGAAATGTCAAAACCAAAACTTTTTGATAGGTACAACAAAATAAGAGTAAGTATGAAAGATAAACGTGATGATTGGTAAAGAAATTAACCATTTCTAAGCCTATTGATATTTTGAAAGTCAAAAATGTAGTTTGTTCAAATGGGTTGTTATCTCTGAGAATAATTAGAATTAGAATGATGGGTGGATGTTTACTTTTTGGTAAACGAACAAACTtcagaaagaaacacagagatAGTCGTAACACCACATAGAGACAGTAATAACAccaagagttttatattttaaaataacacaaataataTTACACATTTTATAACAATGTATAAAATTATTGACTAATAAAAGGAATACTGAAGTTAAACAAAATAATTCACCTTTGAGGGAAATAATCACTAATATTTCTGATGCCACCTGGAAAGAAAGCATTGAAGTCTGTAGTAAAAAGCCTCAATATATATGAGACCCAGGAAACATGCTTGCAAATCACTTCTGGAAGAACCATGATGACTTGTTTATTGGTCATTACTGATACTATCGATGTAGACCTGCCTACTGGTAGATAGTTTTAATTGAGAAATTCTGGATTTTGAGGTCTCTGTTGTTCAAAAGAAGTGGATTGTGACAAAGTAAATTTATTATGTTTTGTCAAGATAAATTCTGGTTCAAGGTATACTATCTGTGAAATAGTTTCTGACCAAAAccaaatttttttaatccatctgttttttgtttgcttgtttaaaatttattatccATCTTAGCTTGGAGACTCAGCACTCTGACTtttgactgtttttaaaaataaattcactatCAGGAGATTTGATGTTGGCTTTCAACAGCATGGAGCTGAGCCTAAAAGATCAAATGAGCAAATATACCCATCTCTGATAGTTTATTTGAAATGGAATGTTTAATTTGCTAAGATCTAGAGGCATCACTATGACTCAGCAGTCAGGTACCTATCTATGGaagtaattattatttaataaatcttGAAACCAGGTCTTAAGATCTGTGAGCCAATTCTGTTACTACTTAAGTTCTTCATCTGGAAGAAAATTTTGGATTGTTTTCTTCTCCCCATTAAAATGGTTgcaggaagaaaaattaattaatttgagcAAGATTTAGGATATACTATATTTCACTGAATCTAAGATGTCATCATTTGTAAAGCACGCCATTATTTTATGTACCTCCTAGAAATAAAAATCCTGTTAATTAAAATGTGATATGCCATTGATTGTAAGATACCTCTCCATAACAGAGATATTGAAACATGTGCCTTAGAGTCAGTGAAATATAATAAtccattcttttctccttttgaggTAGGTTTTACACTTTCTTTTCCCTGGCTCcaaaatttcacaatttaaaaaaatcaaaataagtatagtttgaatattcttgtGTATATGGGACACTTATGCAGGATAGCTTTCTGCCAAAACAAACTATGTGAGACATTTTATCTTCAGGCTGACCGAATGTCAATGAAGCATATTAGTGGAGAGGGTGACCTACTTGTGGAGACACCTGACACAAAATGGCGTCTTGATGACCTAACGCATTCTACATTTTTATGaaggttttaattttcatcacaAGGTACTGTGTAGCATCATGTTTACATTGTATATATCAAGAGTATGCAGAGGTACAAGTTGTACATAATTGTCCCTTAAAATGTATCAGTATAGGATTTAGAATCTTGCCATGCTGTAATCCTAAATgcatagaagaaaaaagaatgaaagatttCCTGTTCTAAGTGTTCAACCTAGtactaaaattaataaaaatcaaaagccATGCACAAAACTACCTCCCCAGAGAAAGACTAGTCCCTTTTCCTCCCCATCCATTTCATTATGAATATAGTAGAAAATAGCGTATTCTTATCAAATTTGATGAAGAGTGCCAACATGTTTGAACTGAAGTATGACTTTTCATGTGAGCTCTACCGAATGTCAACATACTCAACTTTCCCCGCCGGTGTACCTGTCTCAGAAAGGAGTCTTGCTCGTGCTGGTTTTTATTACACTGGTGTGAAAGACAAAGTCAAATGCTTCTGTTGTGGACTGATGCTGGATAACTGGAAACAAGGAGACAATCCCATTGAGAAGCATAAAAAGTTGTATCCTAGCTGTAGCTTTGTTCAGAATCTAAATTCAATTAACGTTTCAGGAGCCTCTTCTCAGCCTACTTTTCATTCTTCATTAACGAATTCCACACATTCACTACTTCCCAGCTTGGAAAACAGTGGCTACTTCAGTGGCTCTTATTCAAGCTTTCCATCAAATCTTTTAAACTCTGGACCAAATCAGGACTTTTCTGCCTTGAGGATAAGTTCCTACCCTTGTGCAATGAATACTGAAAAAGCCAGATTACTTACCTTCCAGATGTGGCCGTTGACTTTTCTGTCACCAACAGACCTGGCAAAAGCAGGCTTTTATTACATAGGACCTGGAGATAGAGTGGCTTGCTTTGCCTGTGGTGGAACATTGAGCAATTGGGAACCGAAGGATGATGCTATGTCAGAACACCTGAGACATTTCCCCAACTGTCCGTTTTTAGGAAATCAGCTCCAAGGCACTTCAAGGTACACTGCTTCTAATCTGAGCATGCAGACATATGCAGCCCGCATTAAAACATTCTGCAGCTGGCCCTCTAGTGTTCCAGTTCATCCTGAGCAGCTTGCAAGCGCAGGTTTTTATTATGTGGGTAAGAAGCTTAAtctgataataaaaaaaaatattcaacatgtTTATCTTATACATTTTAGTGGTAGAATTATATGGATTCATAAGTTTTGGTCCAAATTTAATTTTAGGTCACAGTGATGATGTGAAATGCTTTTGCTGTGATGGTGGACTGAGGTGTTGGGAATCTGGAGATGATCCATGGGTGGAACATGCCAAGTGGTTTCCACGGTaattattttcagatttcctATGCACATGTGTGTAAGATGAGTTTTATGTGTGTAACTTAATCAACTGTTACTTTAGTCTGCCTTTGTTTCAAAAATACATTTGTGAATAAATTTAGGGAGGCTTACTTAGAAAAATAACTGCTTAAACAGTTTTGGTGGAAATTTAAGATAAATAGTTCAggatttctttgtgtgtgtaattaatataaatatgtgtatattaaaaTAACATGCTCATTATAAACTCAAGTCACACATTATTAGGAAAGTacagagagaaaaaatttaaatgtcaagAAATCTCACCACCTAAAGATGACCACAGTTACCATTTTCATGAACATCCCTCCAAAAAACATCtcaaatgtataaaattttatataaattagataCATGTACTATTTTGAAACTTTTCAGTCAACATTATGTCTTAAAcatatttccatttattcaaCACTCAGTAGGTAATTACCTATTACCAGGCACTGTTGTAGATATTTAATATACTTGGttgaacaaaatcaaaacaaaatcaaaatcaaaacaaaatcaaaactggTCTCATATGCTAAACTTATAGCAGGAGAGATCAAACAATTAATACAAGCTTAATAAATAAGTTATATAGCATGTTGGAATATAATAAGTGCtttggataaaaagaaaaaaagagatggatGAAAGAGATCAGAAGTACCAGGCTGATTGCAATATGAAACAGAGTCATCAGTGTAAATATAGATCCATTTCATCTGTTTTGGTCACTGCATAGCATTTTGCTGTCATGTCTTTTGATTATTCCATGCttgttttcactctttttaaattaaaatcaggtagcctttaattatatttttcatggtCAACACTTCTAATATTTGTTAATGTTGATTGCCAAATGTTTACATTATATGTTTTTAATACTGGTCTTCCCTTGTAACAACTTTGCACTCCCCAAATATTTcagatttcaaaaattaaaaagaatacctttaAAAAACATAGACGTTTTTAAAATGTGCTGCTAGCTTTCTATTGTGGTAATTttgtgaatatataaagaactgatAATTTTGCTTTGATCGAGTCATGAATTCATTTTGTACTTAAATTAGACAATGGATATATATTATCTAGGAAATGCCAAACTTGTGAATGTCTGACATACTAGAAAATGGGCTCATCTTCctaattctttctttttgtgtattttcagcttttaaacatacacacataccttaTGTATGAACAGTATCATTTATTAGGGAACTTTCTACCTTGTTTCCTTGTTATTAGTGTTCAGAGTGTTTTTAGGAATCTTAGAGAACAGTTGAAGAGAGCAGCTGGGAACTTGGAATGGAGACAGCCTTGCTTTTCTCAGTAGACTTGAGAGCCTCACGACCTCTGCCTGCCTCAGCCTTGGCTGATTACCAATTACAGCCCTCCTCTTGATGATATCTTGCTTTTGACTGCAGCGTCTCTTACCACTTCCTATATGCTAAATGAATAGTCAAGTGGTTATAATTACGCTTAtgttcatttgaaatatttaccAGGCTACAAATGGCCTGATTGAAATAACCAGAgttaaatttgtttaaatataaataaccagatttaattttgtttacattttaggTGTGAGTACTTAATACAAATTAAAGGACAAGAGTTCATTAGTCGAGTTCAAGCCAGTTACCCTCATCTACTTGAACAGGTAAGggacagttttttaaaatcatttgttaaATTGACTTTCTGATAATTACAGAGAGTAAATTTTAGTGAAAAGACcagaatcactttaaaaatacactttttttttcaacacCCAGCATGATCTTAGagagtgctcagttcagttcagttcagtcgctcagtcgtgtccaactctttgtgaccccatgaaacacagcacaccaggcctcccagtccatcacgaattcccagagtttacccaaacccatgtctgttaagtcagtgatgccatccaaccatctcatcctctgttgtccccttttcctcctgccctcaatctttcccagcatcagggtcttctcaaatgggtcagctcttcgcatcaggtggccaaagtattggagtttcagcttcaacatcagtccttccaatgaacacccaggactgatctcctttaggatggactggttggatctccttgcagtccaagggactctcaagagtcttctccaacaccatagttcaaaagcatcaattctttggtgctcagctttcttcccagtccaactctcacatccacacatgaccactggaaaaaccatagccttgactagatggacctttgttggcaaagtaatgtctctgcttttgaatatgctatctaggttggtcataactttccttccaagtagtaagtgtcttttaatttcatggctacagtcaccatctgcagtgattttggaaccccccaaaataaagtctgacactgtttcctctgtttccccatctatttgccatgaagtgatgggaccggatgccataatcttagttttctgaatattgagctttaagtcaactttttcactctactctttcactttcatctttagttcttcactttctgccataagggtggtgtcatctgagtacctgaggttattgatatttctcctggcagtcttaattccagcttgtgcttcacccagcccagcgtttctcatgatgtactctgcatataagttaaataagcagggtgacaatatacagccttgacgtactcctttcccagtttggaaccagtctgttgttctatgtccagttctaactgttgcttcctgacctgcatataggtttctcaagaggcaggtcaggtggtttggtattcccatctccttcagaagtttccacagtttattgtgatccacacagtcaaaggcattggcatagtcaataaatagtAGCGAGTGCTATTCTTTGGATAACAGCAGATCCAAAATTAGAAACCTTCTGAAAAATAGTATTTAAGTTGTGTTTCTGAATATTACTCTAATAAAGTTGTAATAAATTGAATTACTTGAGGAAAAAATTGACTAGGTAGTAGCATTTAAGTTACACTCTATATCACCATGATGATGAGCTATACtatataaatttttcttaaaaggatTTGAGGAAGATAATTGTATTGCTCTTTCTAATCTTCCcagaaaagcaaataagaacTTATAGAATAGCTTGAGGGTCAAACACTTCCTAGCCATGGTCAATGGAACTAATATTTGATCCAGCTTATCCCAAAGAAACACCCAGAAAATGGAAGATCTTTGGGATAATAGGTAAACAATGATTGTCTTGTAGATCACTGAAAAGGTATAACCCTGTTTGTGCCTTAATGAAAATGCGTTTTATTtgttaatacatacacacatgtgaagAAATTCTTAGTAGTTTATGGCCTACAGAATTGCTGTTGAATGTAAATAAAATTCTGCTTTTGACATAAAAAACCATGTTCCCAATAAACAAGTCAGTATGCAATAAATTGAACAAGTctcttgattaatttttattgcaatgAGTAAgatgaaatttacattttaatttatgtacattttttttgtaGCTGTTATCTACTTCAGACAATCCAGAAGATGAAAATACAGAGTCACCAAGTATGTATACTAATAATAACTGCTACATTTAAATATTAGGATCATTTGATACTGTTAAGATTGAAAGCTGATAATTACATAATATACATTTATGTTATGATTTATAATTTACAATGAATTTTCAAATACACTTGATATTTTTCAAACCTTAGTGCATATCATAATTGCCTGAGGAACTCCAAAAATATAGATTTCTAGTCTCACTTTAACCCTACTGAATTGAATCGTAGTATCTAAAAGTGGGGCTTGACTGTCTCTAGTTTTAACAAACTGCATACATCCAGTTTTCAGACCAGTGTGGGAACAGATACACTATGGCATAAGATTGCATACATACTATTTCTATGAAATGGAGAGTAGAAAAtaatattcccatttttttcAATAAGGActtggaggctcagagaggttaagtgacctaTTACCTTAACCTAAAAGGTGATAGAGCCAATATTTGAATAAGCCCTTCTTCATTATCTAGTGTTAAattcaattcaataaatatttgttgtgctTCTGCTGTCCTgagaaacaaagaacagaatAAATGTAACACCTGTTCTCATGAGCTGCTAGTCTGAGGGATACAGGAAAATGCACAGATAGGATAATGGTGCAGAAAATAAAGTGGGCTCAGAGAGCACATATGGAACATTAGTCCAGACTTGGAGGATCAGAAAAGCCTTTCCAGAAGAAGTATTTGTCTTAGCACAGAAGCAAACAGAAGAACAAAAGTTAACCAAATAACAAACGGAGGAAAAGAATATTCTCAGCAGAGAAAACAGCACGTGAAAGACTTAAGTGACAAAGGAGAACAGGCAAATTAGAAGAACTGAACAAACTTCTGTATGGATAGAAGTAGGATTTGTgaagagatgaatgaatgaagcaggcTGGCTTAACAGTAGTTAGCACAATAGGCAGAATTTGAACCAGCAGCTGTCAGTTTGTGACTTCTGGGCTAGAAGACAATTGAGTAAGTGGCCAGTGGTGAGGCTGAAGGGGTTAGGGTCCAGACTGTGTAAGATCTTATAAGGTACAATTGAATGTTACCTTAAAGGCAAAGGAATTGTTGATGGAATTTATGGAAATtcagatttatgtttttaaaaaggcattctgATTACAATACTGAGAATAAATTAGATAGGAACAGTGTTGTAGAAGGCCACTGCAGGAATAGAGATGAGTGATGACAGTTGGCCTATTTCAcaattatataaaacatatttaatttagaaagctcatttgttcattcaacttGGGGAAAAAGAATCTCAATACTGGTTGGGATGATCCACCAGCACCgacattctatttctttctcccaCTTATAGTTATGCCAGATAATGGATATTTTGTATCTGAATACAATGTTCCATGTTCCTATTTTAGTGACTGAATATGTataccattattttaaatttacgaAAGGTAGTACAAAAATAGTACCTGCATATTTTCTGGGccttatattttggatattgtaataaatagacatttctccaaagaagacatacagatggctaacaaacacatgaaaagatgctcaacatcactcattatcagagaaatgcaaatcaaaaccactatgaggtaccatttcacgccagtcagaatggctgctatccagaagtctacaagcaataaatgctggagagggtgtggagaaaagggaactctcttacactgttggtgggaatgcaaactagtacagccactatggagaacagtgtggagattccttaaaaaactggaaatagaactgccttatgatccagcaatcccactgctggacatacacactgaggaaaccagaagggaaagagacacgtgtagcccaatgttcatcgcagcactgtttataatagccaggacatggaagcaacctagatgcccatcagcagatgaatggataagaaagctgtggtacatatacacaatggagtattactcagccattaaaaagaatacatttgaatcagttctaatgagatggatgaaactggaacctattatacagagtgaagtaagccagaaagaaaaacaccaatacagtatactaacgcatatatatggaatttagaaagatggtaacaataaccctgtgtacgagacagcaaaagagacactgatgtatagatcagtcttatggactctgtgggagagggagagggtggggagatttgggagaatgacattgaaacatgtataatatcatgtatgaaacgagtcgccagtccaggttcgatgcacgatactggatgcttggggctggtgcactgggacgacccagagggagggtatggggagggaggagggaggagggttcaggatggggaacacaggtatacctgtggcagattcatttcgatatttggcaaaactaatacaatattgtaaagtttaaaaataaaattaaaaaaaaagaaagaaaaataaataaataaatcacaatttagaaaatatacaaaCTCTCCCATAATGTGTTAAATTCCttattttgtatagttattcATTTTGGACCTGGAGAAAACCATTCAGAAGATTCAGTCATGATGAATACACCTGTGGTTAAAGCTGCTTTGGAAATGGGCTTTAGTAGAAGGCTGGTAAAGCAGACTGTTCAGAGTAAAATCCTAATGACTGGAGAGAATTATAAAACCATCAGTGATCTTGTATTAGATTTACTTAATGCAGAAGATGAAataagggaagaggagaaagaaagagcaactgaggaaaaagaatcaggtacacatatttatttacagTCTCTATTTCCATAAGGATGCCACTGTATATGTTATTGAAAATATACTCATTAATCCAATTGGATTTTATGTTCAGTCTTCTACATTTGAATTCTGAAAACTTTCTTCACATTAAACTATATTTGATTGCTTATTAGTAAATTGAAATCATATATATTGAGTGAAAGCAAATTTTCCTGCCTTTGCTTAATTTCTGTGTTTACTCTGAATAATTGATTGTGTATATAATTATTCatggcacattaaaaaaatttttttttttttttaatttttggctgcagttgggtcttccttgctgcacgtgggcttctctagttgtgctgccTGCCTTATTGTTGCAGTGCCTTCTCcggttgtggagcatggactctgtGGACTcgagcttcagcagttgcagctctcaAGCTTTAGAGCGCatgcttagtagttgtggtgtacaggcttagttgctccttggcacgttcagtcttcccagaccagggattcaaccagtgtcct belongs to Bos indicus x Bos taurus breed Angus x Brahman F1 hybrid chromosome 15, Bos_hybrid_MaternalHap_v2.0, whole genome shotgun sequence and includes:
- the BIRC3 gene encoding baculoviral IAP repeat-containing protein 3; translated protein: MNIVENSVFLSNLMKSANMFELKYDFSCELYRMSTYSTFPAGVPVSERSLARAGFYYTGVKDKVKCFCCGLMLDNWKQGDNPIEKHKKLYPSCSFVQNLNSINVSGASSQPTFHSSLTNSTHSLLPSLENSGYFSGSYSSFPSNLLNSGPNQDFSALRISSYPCAMNTEKARLLTFQMWPLTFLSPTDLAKAGFYYIGPGDRVACFACGGTLSNWEPKDDAMSEHLRHFPNCPFLGNQLQGTSRYTASNLSMQTYAARIKTFCSWPSSVPVHPEQLASAGFYYVGHSDDVKCFCCDGGLRCWESGDDPWVEHAKWFPRCEYLIQIKGQEFISRVQASYPHLLEQLLSTSDNPEDENTESPIIHFGPGENHSEDSVMMNTPVVKAALEMGFSRRLVKQTVQSKILMTGENYKTISDLVLDLLNAEDEIREEEKERATEEKESDDLSLIRKNRMALFQHLTCVLPILDSLLTARVISEQEHDVIKQKTQTSLQARELIDTILVKGNFAATIFKNSLQEIDPMLYKRLFVQQDIKYIPTENVSDLPMEEQLRRLQEERTCKVCMDKEVSIVFIPCGHLVVCKDCAPSLRKCPICRGTIKGTVRTFLS